A portion of the Sabethes cyaneus chromosome 3, idSabCyanKW18_F2, whole genome shotgun sequence genome contains these proteins:
- the LOC128740756 gene encoding 3,4-dihydroxyphenylacetaldehyde synthase: MANMDISEFREFGKAAIDFVADYLENIRERDVLPSVEPGYLHDLLAKEIPEHGQDWRSIMEEFKRTILPGLTHWQSPNFHAFYPSQTSYSSIVGETIAAGLGVVGFSWICSPACTELEVIMMNWIGQLLNLPKCFLNSDEGNGGGVIQGSASESTFVAVLVAREQAVRRLTLEHPELTEAEIRGRLVAYTSDQSNSSVEKSGILGAIKMRLLPADDDCVLRGKTLINAVEEDKANGLFPVIMVGTLGTTGTCAYDNLEEIGPYCNENKIWLHIDAAYAGASFCLPEYAWIKKGLETADSVIFNLHKWLFVNFDCCAMWFKDAGKITEAFSVDRIYLQHKYQGQSRAPDYRHWQIQLGRRFRSLKVWITLKTMGAEKIRNLIRFHISLAQKFEQYVRADERFEVTSSTLALICFRLKGEDSLSKQLLDNITKRKKIFIIPATYQGKYILRFMIAGLDPQPEDIDYAWNEVKTQTDLLLGMDNNGNTVSIKDVVQQEMFEKEKPIEKVSERLSGMVLANEKAH, encoded by the exons ATGGCCAATATGGACATCAGTGAGTTTCGTGAGTTCGGTAAAGCTGCAATAGACTTTGTTGCTGATTACCTGGAGAACATCAGGGAGAG GGACGTTCTCCCATCGGTGGAGCCTGGATATCTGCACGACCTCCTAGCTAAGGAAATTCCGGAACACGGCCAGGATTGGAGATCGATTATGGAGGAATTCAAGCGCACCATCCTGCCAGGTCTGACACATTGGCAGTCACCTAACTTCCACGCGTTCTATCCTTCGCAAACGTCCTACTCGTCCATAGTGGGCGAGACTATTGCAGCTGGACTCGGAGTCGTTGGGTTTAGCTGG ATTTGCAGTCCTGCATGCACTGAATTGGAAGTCATCATGATGAACTGGATTGGACAGCTTCTAAATCTCCCGAAATGTTTTCTTAATAGCGATGAAGGAAACGGTGGTGGAGTTATTCAGGGTTCAGCTAGTGAGTCAACTTTCGTAGCGGTTCTCGTTGCTCGGGAACAAGCAGTTCGCAGACTAACACTAGAACATCCGGAATTAACAGAGGCGGAAATTCGAGGCCGATTGGTTGCCTATACCAGTGATCAAAGTAACAGTTCGGTGGAAAAATCCGGAATATTGGGCGCAATTAAAATGAGATTATTGCCGGCAGACGACGATTGCGTTTTGAGAGGAAAAACCTTGATCAATGCCGTCGAAGAAGATAAAGCAAATGGTTTATTCCCTGTTATCATGGTGGGAACACTTGGAACAACCGGTACATGTGCCTATGACAATTTGGAAGAGATCGGTCCGTATTGcaatgaaaacaaaatatgGCTTCATATAGATGCAGCTTATGCAGGGGCTTCTTTTTGTCTTCCGGAATATGCGTGGATCAAAAAAGGATTGGAAACTGCGGACTCAGTTATATTTAATTTACACAAGTGGCTCTTTGTAAATTTCGATTGTTGTGCTATGTGGTTTAAAGATGCGGGAAAGATCACCGAAGCGTTCAGCGTAGATCGTATCTATTTACAGCACAAGTATCAGGGTCAAAGTAGAGCACCAGATTACCGTCACTGGCAGATCCAACTCGGCAGAAGATTCCGTTCTCTAAAGGTATGGATCACTCTAAAAACCATGGGCGCTGAAAAAATTCGCAATCTTATACGATTCCACATAAGTTTGGCACAGAAATTCGAGCAATATGTTCGTGCTGATGAAAGGTTTGAAGTAACATCGTCCACATTGGCACTGATCTGTTTCCGCCTGAAGGGCGAGGATAGTCTCTCGAAACAGTTGTTGGATAATATTACCAAAcgtaagaaaattttcatcatcCCAGCCACCTACCAGGGTAAATACATTCTACGATTCATGATCGCCGGACTCGATCCACAACCGGAAGACATCGATTACGCTTGGAATGAGGTGAAAACACAAACGGATTTGTTGCTGGGAATGGACAACAATGGAAACACTGTTTCCATTAAGGATGTAGTGCAGCAAGAGATGTTCGAAAAGGAGAAACCCATCGAAAAAGTTTCGGAGCGCCTCAGTGGAATGGTGCTAGCAAATGAGAAAGCACATTAA